A segment of the Sulfurovum indicum genome:
CTGCTATAGCCTCGATCGCAGCATCGTCAAGGCCTTTTACCTGACCTGCCATCATTCCTTTCATTGGACCGCCATAAGTACCGTCTTGGTATCCTTTTAACGCTGCAATGATATCTTCTTTTGACATCTCTTTGACAATCTTGGATTTACCCAGAGCAGCTTTTTCAAAGCCTGTGCCGTGACATCCTGTACATTTTGCTACCACATTGGCATACAATGCTGAAGATGCCAACAACGAACCTACTGCAATTACTTTTATCATTTTATTCATTCTTCACTCCTTTTATTATTTTTTATTTGAGAAAAGGAACCAGGTCCCTTTTCAACTTCTCTCACCCAAGTTTCATCCTTGATTCAGGAACAAATTACTTTTTTCCGAATGACCGGATACTGAATTCAAGTGCATCATCTCCGCACACATCGATACAGCGGCCGCAATTGGTACACTCTCCGTCAGTGACCGATACACTCTCTTTATTTACCATCCATAAAACCTGATTTTCGGGACAGACTATTTTACATTCCATACAGTTCGTACATGCCTCATGATCGTGCTTGACACGAACAAGACTTGTTTTCCCTATAAGTGAATAAGCTGCTCCCAAAGGGCATACATGCCCGCACCATCCGTTCTTGACCCCAAAAAGATCGAACAGAAAGATAGCAACAATCACCGCAATACCGGCACCAAATCCAAAGACGATCCCTCTTTGCATGATGGTGATCGGGCTTAAAACTTCAAATGCTGCTACTCCGACAATGGCTGAAACAATCAGCCCCAATACCATTAGCCAATAGCGTGCACTGCGTTTCAAGAAGCGATAATTAACCTCTTCTTTATCCAGATTCAGTTTGCGTCTGAGCCAGTTGGCAAGATCTGTCACCATATTGATGGGACATACCCAGCTGCAAAAAGCCCTTCCTCCAACCACCATATAAAAAAGTGTAATGATCGCCGCACCCAGCAGCACATCCGCTCCCAATACGAATCCCGTGGCCAAAACCTGCAGGGTTGTATAAGGGTCTGCCAATGGAATAACACCGAACAGTACAGAAGAACCGAAAGTTCCTTCCAGAATATGCCAGCCATAAGCATTGGCACCAAAATAAAGGACCATCAGCAACACTTGCGTCACCCGTCTTAGAAGCAGGTATTTGAGATTTTTCATCAGTACTCTACCTCCATATTCAGATAATCGGCTGCCTCTTTTTCACTGCGTTCAGTCTGAGTATGGATCTCTTTGGCATCTTTAATACGCTCTTGATCTTTTTTATCCCATCCTTTAACATAGTGACTGCCCGCTTTACCGGTCGAATACTCTATCGGGAGGACAAAGATCGCAGGCTCTTCAGTCACACAAGCCTTTTCACACAAGCCACACCCGGTACAGACATCTGAATGTACTACAGGAAGCAGAAATGCATGTTTGCCTGTCCGTTCGTTCTTTGCATATTCCAGCGTGATCGCTTCATCCAGCAGAGGACAGGCTCTGTAGCACGCATCACACTGAATTCCCCAGAATGCGATACAGCTCTCTTTGTGTACCACAGCCAGACCCATACGTGCTTTGTTGATATCCAGTTCCTCTGTTTCATTCAGAAGACTCGGCATATCCAACGCTCCGGATGGGCAGACAGGTACACATGGAATATCATCACACATATAGCAGGGTACTTCTACCGGCTTGAAGAACGGTGTTCCGATCATCACATGATCACCGCCCTTTGCCATCTGCAGTGTACCGGGTCTTTTACTTCCATCTCTGTTCTTGTTACTTTCACGGTTAACACATGCTTCTGCACAAAGCCCACACTTGATGCACGCCTTGAGGAAGTCTTCTTCAGGAAGTGCACCCGGTGGTCTGAGCACCAACGGTGCAGCTTTGACCTCGTCACTGTATCCACTCCACAACAATCCACCAAGAGCCGTTAAGCCAACGCTTTGAAGGGTCGTTGCCATGAACTTTCGTCTGTTGTTGTCGGAGTTTGCCATTTACCTATGCCTTTGTAATTTTAACTGCACATTTCTTATAATCTGTCTGTTTGGACATCGGACATGTCGCATCCAGACATACTTTATTGATAAACACTTTCTCGTCAAACCAAGGTACGAACACTAATCCTTGTGGCGGTCTGTTACGTCCTCTGGTCTCTATTCTTGCTTTAACCTTGCCGCGGCGTGATTCCACCCATGCAAGTTCACCACGTTTAAGACCTTTGGCTTTTGCATCAGCCGGGTGCATATAACAGAGTGCTTCAGGAACTGCACGGAAGAGTTCAGGGACTCTCATTGTCATTGTTCCAGAGTGCCAGTGTTCAAGCACACGACCTGTACATAACCACGTATCATACTCTTTGTTCGGCATTTCTGGTGGATCCATATAAGGTCTTGCAAAGATCTTCGCTTTATTCTTCAGTGACGTTTTCTTCTTGTCGGTCACACCTTTGAGGTTACCATGAGGCAACTTCTTCGCCAATGGTCCGTAGAATGCATGTGTGGAATTACTTCCTGCTGCTTTTGCTGCTTTTGCTGCATAAGGATCATACTTGACGTTAAATCGCCACTGTGTCTCTTTACCGTCAACTACTGGCCATTTAAGCCCTCTTACTTTGTGATAGACTTCAAACGGTGCAAGATCGTGTCCATGTCCTCTACCAAAGCTTGCATACTCTTCAAAGAGATACTCATGGATCATGAATCCATATCCTTTAAAGACTTTTCCGTCACTTCCTTTGACATTTCTGCTGTCACCAAGACACTCAGAGTTGTCATACCCTTTTTGAGGGAACTTGGTTGTATCTATCTTATATTTTTTCGCTCTGTCATTTGCAAAGAGGATCTCATACATTGTTGTATCATCATTGTATCCCAGTTTCTTGGCATCTTTACGAACATCCGGAAGTTTTTTACCGTTTCTAAGTGTATATGGTCCCCACAGATCTTTTACTGTAAACCTTTTGGAGAACTCTACCCACTGCCATGTATCAGACATCGCATCACCTACAGGAAGTACCTGCTGTCTCCAGTGCTGTGTACGTCTTTCGGCATTTCCGTACGCTCCCCACTTCTCGTAGATCATTGCTGAAGGAAGAACCAGGTCAGAAACTTTTGCAGAAATACCCGGATATCCGTCAGAGGTAACGATGAAATTATCCATTTCTCTTGCTGCTTTAATCCAGTGAGATGCAGATGCAGAATCCTGATATGCATTACATACGTTAACCCATGCAAATTTGACTATACCATCTTCAATATCTCTGTGGATCTTCATGATATGCTGATTACCTACCGGATTCAGTGTACCTGCAGGAATTTTCCATGTATGTTCAGCATGAGCTCTGTGCTTAGGATTTTTCACCATCATATCTGCGGGAAGTCTGTGACAGAATGTTCCAACCTCTCTTGCTGTA
Coding sequences within it:
- a CDS encoding c-type cytochrome translates to MNKMIKVIAVGSLLASSALYANVVAKCTGCHGTGFEKAALGKSKIVKEMSKEDIIAALKGYQDGTYGGPMKGMMAGQVKGLDDAAIEAIAAEIKK
- the napH gene encoding quinol dehydrogenase ferredoxin subunit NapH; this translates as MKNLKYLLLRRVTQVLLMVLYFGANAYGWHILEGTFGSSVLFGVIPLADPYTTLQVLATGFVLGADVLLGAAIITLFYMVVGGRAFCSWVCPINMVTDLANWLRRKLNLDKEEVNYRFLKRSARYWLMVLGLIVSAIVGVAAFEVLSPITIMQRGIVFGFGAGIAVIVAIFLFDLFGVKNGWCGHVCPLGAAYSLIGKTSLVRVKHDHEACTNCMECKIVCPENQVLWMVNKESVSVTDGECTNCGRCIDVCGDDALEFSIRSFGKK
- the napG gene encoding ferredoxin-type protein NapG, translating into MANSDNNRRKFMATTLQSVGLTALGGLLWSGYSDEVKAAPLVLRPPGALPEEDFLKACIKCGLCAEACVNRESNKNRDGSKRPGTLQMAKGGDHVMIGTPFFKPVEVPCYMCDDIPCVPVCPSGALDMPSLLNETEELDINKARMGLAVVHKESCIAFWGIQCDACYRACPLLDEAITLEYAKNERTGKHAFLLPVVHSDVCTGCGLCEKACVTEEPAIFVLPIEYSTGKAGSHYVKGWDKKDQERIKDAKEIHTQTERSEKEAADYLNMEVEY
- the napA gene encoding nitrate reductase catalytic subunit NapA, producing MALNRREFLKSAAAASAASAVGIAVPSNLEAAASDAQKDWRWDKAACRFCGTGCGIMLATKGGKIVAVKGDPAAPVNRGLNCIKGYFNAKIMYGADRLKTPLLRMNDKGEFDKKGKFRPVSWKRAFDEMEKHARKALKASGPEGVAVFASGQYTVMEGYAAQKMMKAGFRSNAIDPNARHCMASAVVGFYQTFGVDEPSGCYDDIEITDTIVTWGSNMAEMHPILWSRVSDRKLSNPDKVKIVNIQTYTHRTCDIGDINIIFSPNTDLAIWNYVAHEIVYNHPEAIDWDFVKQNIVFTAGPVNIGYGMRRAGEKSLKDGKYTAKEMETIKKEMETTVSAKEAPALEPYGYKEGDKMKHTPGTLKHWQITFEEYKKSLAPFTLDYVAKIAKGDPNEDLEEFKKKLKALADLYIEKGRKVVSFWTMGMNQHTRGTWVNTLSYNVHFLLNKQALPGSGAFSLTGQPSACGTAREVGTFCHRLPADMMVKNPKHRAHAEHTWKIPAGTLNPVGNQHIMKIHRDIEDGIVKFAWVNVCNAYQDSASASHWIKAAREMDNFIVTSDGYPGISAKVSDLVLPSAMIYEKWGAYGNAERRTQHWRQQVLPVGDAMSDTWQWVEFSKRFTVKDLWGPYTLRNGKKLPDVRKDAKKLGYNDDTTMYEILFANDRAKKYKIDTTKFPQKGYDNSECLGDSRNVKGSDGKVFKGYGFMIHEYLFEEYASFGRGHGHDLAPFEVYHKVRGLKWPVVDGKETQWRFNVKYDPYAAKAAKAAGSNSTHAFYGPLAKKLPHGNLKGVTDKKKTSLKNKAKIFARPYMDPPEMPNKEYDTWLCTGRVLEHWHSGTMTMRVPELFRAVPEALCYMHPADAKAKGLKRGELAWVESRRGKVKARIETRGRNRPPQGLVFVPWFDEKVFINKVCLDATCPMSKQTDYKKCAVKITKA